The segment AATTCAAGACGCTATTTTCCATTGCGCTATGAAAAACAAATGGTTTTGTCGTTCTTTCTAAAAATACATTTTTATTGAAATTGATAAAAATACCCGCCTCTGCCAAATGTGGATAATTTTCCGATTCGAAGGCGGTAAAATCTAAACTTTGCACCTTCCTTGCACGATTGCCGCGCAGAAGCAGGTTGTCGAAAAAAATGCAGACCTCCGAAACAGTAGCACTATTGCCCGTTTTGTGCGAAGCAATTTCAAGAGCCGAAATCAAATTTTCGCGTGCGTCGGTTCTATTGGCACTAATAGGGATTTGCGCCCCTGTAAAGATAATGGGTTTATCCAAATTTTGTAACAAAAAACTAAGTGCAGAGGCACTATACGCCATCGTATCTGTGCCATGCAAGACCACAAAACCGTCGTATTGATGATAGACCTCCTCGATAAGCCAGCCCAAGCTCAACCAATGGTCAATGCCCATATTAGAAGAATCCAACGGCTCGAAGGGAACAAGCAATGTCAGGCGAAATTGGAAACGCATCAGTTCGGGTACTTTTTCCAGAAGTGCCTGAAAATCAAAGGGAATGAGGTGCTTGCCATCAGCGGCATAGTCCATACCGATAGTGCCACCGGTGTAGATAACCAAAATATTGGTGTCGCAATCCTCG is part of the Hugenholtzia roseola DSM 9546 genome and harbors:
- a CDS encoding asparaginase, which gives rise to MLLDQYQIIEVRTAADEDCDTNILVIYTGGTIGMDYAADGKHLIPFDFQALLEKVPELMRFQFRLTLLVPFEPLDSSNMGIDHWLSLGWLIEEVYHQYDGFVVLHGTDTMAYSASALSFLLQNLDKPIIFTGAQIPISANRTDARENLISALEIASHKTGNSATVSEVCIFFDNLLLRGNRARKVQSLDFTAFESENYPHLAEAGIFINFNKNVFLERTTKPFVFHSAMENSVLNWKIFPSMKPHFFEKMLDCEGIKGVVLESFGSGNIPTESWLLKLLQKLVDRKILIFNVSQCAGGKVLQGHYETSQPLDDLGVVSGRDITPEAAITKMMHLLAMEKDYSLLQARLATPIAGEMSEN